The following proteins come from a genomic window of Phoenix dactylifera cultivar Barhee BC4 unplaced genomic scaffold, palm_55x_up_171113_PBpolish2nd_filt_p 000615F, whole genome shotgun sequence:
- the LOC103698755 gene encoding uncharacterized protein LOC103698755, with translation MLVSSSCLPSIFNLGSLDLDGNRNNKNFQKKGYLGFRSAGKTQRTDGTMAKTGDPAAPLLPPPPPPPCYGIPVSQLEDPYHEPPAYVLLPAYPVRRRRRGPCRCRCFRSFFSASSLFISAILIASAIFFIWPSDPDIQVARLRLDRLRVSPPPRAAIDVSLGLRIRVRNQDFFALDYRSLAVSIGYRGRRLGNATSDGGHVRARGVSYVDAELQLDGIEVLNDAFYLIEDIARGFLPLDAITEVQGKLRLFFFEFPVQGKISCSLNVNPETQKIIRQDCYPE, from the exons ATGCTTGTTTCCTCATCCTGCCTACCATCCATATTTAACCTAGGATCGTTGGACTTGGATG GAAACAGGAACAATAAAAACTTCCAAAAGAAGGGTTATTTGGGATTTCGGAGCGCCGGGAAGACCCAGCGGACGGACGGAACGATGGCGAAAACCGGAGACCCGGCGGCGCCGCTCCTCCCTccaccgcctccgcctccgtGCTACGGCATCCCCGTCTCCCAGCTTGAAGACCCCTACCACGAACCCCCCGCCTACGTCCTCCTCCCGGCCTACCCCGTCCGCCGGCGCCGCCGGGGCCCCTGCCGCTGCCGCTGCTTCAGATCCTTCTTCTCCGCCTCCTCCCTCTTCATCTCCGCCATCCTCATCGCATCcgccatcttcttcatctggccCTCCGACCCCGACATCCAGGTCGCCCGCCTCCGCCTCGACCGCCTCCGCGTCTCCCCGCCACCCCGCGCCGCCATCGATGTCTCCCTCGGTCTCCGGATCCGGGTCCGGAACCAGGACTTCTTCGCCCTGGACTACCGCTCCCTCGCAGTCTCCATCGGCTACCGCGGCCGGCGGCTTGGGAACGCGACCTCTGACGGCGGGCACGTGAGGGCAAGGGGGGTGTCGTATGTCGACGCCGAGCTCCAGCTTGACGGGATCGAGGTCCTCAATGATGCCTTCTATCTGATCGAGGATATCGCCAGGGGTTTCCTACCGCTGGATGCGATCACCGAGGTCCAGGGCAAGCTGCGTCTCTTCTTCTTTGAATTCCCTGTTCAG GGAAAAATTTCTTGCTCACTAAATGTAAATCCAGAAACTCAGAAAATCATTCGTCAGGATTGCTACCCTGAG TGA